Genomic window (Gasterosteus aculeatus chromosome 1, fGasAcu3.hap1.1, whole genome shotgun sequence):
TGGCCTGAGTTGGTTGTGGTTCTGGCTCCACTTCAGAGGCCACCGAGGCCCTCGGAGACGTAAAGACAGGCCACATGAAGGCTGTGGAGTCAAAGGGAAGTCTGTGTAAGCGGAGGAGGAGTTGGTTTCTCTCACCTCTGCAcctgttgttttcatttgaaaagagtCGTTTTCggcattgcttttttttctttctttctttcaattttTCATTCTAAAAAAACTCAGAACACGTCCTTTTTATGATGGAGGCCATGTTTTAGTTTGCTGTGACGTAAGAAGGGCATATATGAAGGCCAGATCTGCAGTGGTTTCATTCACACATTATCCTGTTTTGTTGGGTTTAGGATTCAAGTCTTCCTGTCTCTTCCCTGAAAATAACCCCAAATGGAGGCTTCCTAGTTTTAACAATGTAAAGAGTGTAATTTATTCTGTGATTCAACAATCGGATGATCAACAGCTGACCCATTAACTGAGGAAATaattataacaataacacatttaaCCCTTAAGCATGCACACATATTTTAAAGCAGTGCTTTAACGTTTGAGAAGCAATTGCCTTCACAAGTCCTCAAAAGTGTCCACTGGATAAATTGTGcctcttgttttgtttacaCTCCCAATGCACGCTGTGATGTCACCGGCCGCGCTGGTCACAAAGCTCGAATATTTCTGCGTTTGCTATAATGGAAAGTGGCTGTTTTCTGAATACATTTTGTTGACATCCTGAGCCGTCATGGTTTTTGACAGTGGGGTTTGTGCTGGCCGTGCAGCGCATCTCAAGATTTACATTTTGCTTTCAGCAGAGTTGTGCTAACACATGACGGCATGGAACACATTTGGGAGAAATGTGCTCATAATTTCCCTGCAGTTGGCccctacaacccccccccccccctcccctcacagcAGCACCCATCTGCACACATGTTCGCATTAACAGTAGGGATTGTGGGTAACGTCTGCGCGTGAGGGAGCTTCACCCAGGACCTCCCCCGATGAGACAATGCAAAGAGCTCTGGAAAAGAAGTTTAATGCTGTGTGTGACAGCGCAGACTCGTATGTCAGGGATTCCACATGCCTTTCATTAAAGAAGTGAAAAGGTAGCTGAAGGTTGTGATGTTAAATTATACTCATTTGTAAATGCTGGAGCTTTGATGTTGCTTGAGTGACTGTTTTTCCCCTTGCAGCTGAATGAAGAGGGATCGTGTTAAACGCCACCGTTGCAGGGATTATCCAGAACACTCGCTACTTGAAACCTTTTGAATTCTTCCACTTTTACCGTCTACTCTCATCCCTTTTGTTCATTTGCCCTTGTGTTGCCTTTGCTTTTTCCTGCCATTGCTGGGCTCGTTATCTCCTACAGTCCCTGCTGCTTTCCACTTATCTAACTTCCGATGTCCTTTAGATCTGCCGCTCTCCTCTGCTTTGAGCGATGTGATAAAGCAGAACCATATCCCACATGTGCTCCTCCACTCTGCAACCTCTGCAGAGGGTGGAAGATATGACTGATGTCTCTGTTACATCCCCAACTGAGCTCAGATGAAGGTCAAACACTAGCCTTTGACCTGCTGGGGGCTACGGGACAGCTCAGCTTTTCCTGGTGCTGGCCTGATATGCCTGATGGATGGCGCCTTGTTCATGCTCCTTCTGTAGTTTCTCATTTCTGTCATCGGCTTATCCTTGGCTTTCCTCCATCCATTTGTccctctatctgtctgtctgctacTCCACGCATCTGTTTATTTGAAGCGAAGCAGGTAAAGTTCATGGATTCTGGAAATAGGTTACTAAGGTTAAGCAAAACCATGTGTCCATGAAGGTTAATGATTGCAGGTCTTTGCTGTCTCAAGACGGGCCAGGAGCCCTGCCTGTTAATGAATAAAGATATAACCATGGTAGACCAATCAAACAATTCCCTACTTCCTAAACACAAAGTCCAGCTGAGACTTAAGGAAATGTCAGCAGTTTTTCATGTAATTGCTCAtacccaaaataaaaaacagattttgacCTGATAAATGCATCAGATGGAAAGCGTGCAATTGGATGGCAATTCATCCAATAGTTAGCGGAAAAGTCAGGAGATCTCCAAAGTCAGTGAGATTCATCAACCTCCTATCAACAATGTTTAAAACAGATTTCAAgacatattatatttttttccatttcatcagAGAGCGCCGCATCTGAACCCAAAGAGCGCTGCCCTTATTTCAGCCGATCACCGCCCTTCATCACCGGATTCCCACAGCATCGCCTCACAGCTTGGTGATGACTGTATGTCTGTGCACCGGCATGGCCGTCCATCTCTACCTGTGACTGATGTGCAGCCACTGGTTCTGAAGTCCATTATTTAGCGATTGACTGTATCTTGTTGTGCACAAGATAATGGCGCCATGCATCAAATTGAACAGGAAAGTTCATTACGTGCCAAGTACCTCTTAGTCTCTGAATTCTCCAGAGCTTCAGTTTTAAGAAGTGCTGCGTGACCTGTCAGCTGGCCTCACGGTGAAAAATGCTACATGTTCCCACAGTGGACTAAAGTTAACCGTCCCCCGCCGTCAAAGTGGGTGAGTGATTTAGTGAGTGAGAGAATGTATGATAGTAGGAGTGTGTGGCTGTCTGTGcaatgtgtgtgtccgtgtgtgtgtgtgttctgcgcCAGCAATAGCTGACCATTTGTTGGCTGGGGCCGACACACAACAGGCTCCTGGGACACAGCCAGTTCTTGGAGGCCGACTgtggtctacacacacacacacacacacacacacacacacacacacacacacacacacacacacacacacacacacacacacacacacacacacacacgcacacagctcaCAGACTGGGcacacatttttttgtgtttattgggGACGTGACAGCAACTCTTCAGATGGTCCAGAAGATGTTTCAATACATCCCCCTTCCATGCTGCTCACTAATGCAGACAGAGTGTTTAGTTCCAATGAAAAAGACTGTTCACAGCTATGTGCGTCAtggtttattttgtgatttactgtcagtatatatgtgtgtgtgtgtgtgtgtttctgcgcaGAGAAAACTGTGAGATTTCTTTGATCCTCATCCAGGCTTAATGTAGGAAATGTAGCTGTCTCAACAGTCTGACTTGCACTTCTGCCAAATGATCCTGTGCTGTCTTGTACTGTAGATCACACCATGAATGAAGGGATGATTCATCAAACAAGTCAATGTTTTTGCAGTTCGCTGAGATGAAATATgctctttgttttagtttgatcTTTGAATTAAGATCAATGTTCCAAGAGATTTTAATCTTGTTTACACTCTTGAGCTTCGCCTGGAGGTCTGCTagagtctcttttttttcatcgaCAGATCTAACGATTATCTCACAAGAATAACGTCAGCTTTCCTTCTGTATCATGTTATTTATtaatacttttacattttacatggTGCAATTACCCAGACATCTGAGCTAATCTGACTTTGGTTAAAAGCATTCCATTTGATTTAGTGTCTGTGGTTTTGATACAGCATTAGTTATGCCTTATATGTCAAGAAAAACTATTAAAATTGACATAATATTCCAATAGCATCAGGCAAGATGTCACAAGTTCAACCTGCTCAAACTTACAAATCATTCCTTCCAATCTCTTGAGTAGAAAAAGTTCCCAATTATCTCTGTTTATTTGGCTTCACCAAAGACAACACAATTCTGAATCTTTCCCATGAGCTGAGAGCAATTCAAGAAAAATCAGCCTGTCTTATGTCGCCATGGTATAATTGTGGATCCAAACAGACTACAGCTGCAGTACCGTTATAAACAGCAGCCCAACCACAGCGGTTGGTTTTCTAAACCTAATTAAATTTCAGGAATCCTGCCCGCtacccaaaacaaaaacaaaaaggaaaggaaacacagTTGTTTTGCTGTGGTTCATATTTTTGGTAGAGTGGCTCCGTTATGGCGTTTTCTTGTCGTGTGTTTGTAGGAAATATTGTGTGAAGGCTGGTTTTCTTTCTGCCACATTTTGGACAACAGTTGCGGATGAAACCAGTTAGCTCATTAGTAGTGGACGCAGCGTAGCCCTAGGAAGCATAAAAACATTATGAACAATGCAGAGAAGCAGCTACCAGATGTGATGAAttgcatgtgaaaaaaaagctaCGTTTTCACTCTctccaaatacatttaaatggttAAATTGGTTAAAGTGAGGATAAACTAGAAGGGGACTAAGAGTGCACAGCTACGCTAGTGGTCCTGTGAGGCACAACTTAAGCATCAGTGTGCTAACATTtacaatgctaacatgctgataTATAGTAGGCATAGAGAACCTACAAGACATTTTAATAGACGAGAAGTTAAATCACCTAAATCACGAGTGTCAGGAGGATTCATGGATTCATCTTCTGGGCACCATGAATTACTGCtccaatttccctgaaaatTCCCCCAAGAATTGTTTAGGTATTTAATTGAATAATGTCCACCACATAAAAGCGCCAAAGAAAAATACAAGGCACAATCAAAATCTGGTAACTATGAAAAGTTTGTACAAAGTTCATTGAATGGTTGTATTTCAGCCTGATTCACAATGCTTGATCTCACATAGAACATTGATGTTCCCAgatggaataaatatgtacatataaCCGTATCAGAGAAAGGGTGCGTCAGAGGGTGGAGACTTCCATCTGGGCTGATGATAAACaactggaggagatgaaggcgtCTCGACGCATCGCTCCTCTCACGTTATGGAGCACACGGTTGCCCTCAATCATGCTCTTGTGCTGTGTGCGGCCTGCGGGTCCTTTGTTGTAGCCGCTGAAGAAACCTCAGTTACAGTCACAACAAGCTCATACGGGGTCGTTTTGTACTCAACGGCTGTGCAGCTTTCCGTATTTGTGTTGATGAATCCTAAGGAATGTGTTTTGGGGTCAAGTGGTTGATGGTTGTTTCCTTTCGTTGCTGCGCTCCAGGGCGAGATTGgagattgtgtttgtttgaaataaGGCGAGAATACACACCCTGGCAGACTGATACACCACTGGACTGGATGTATGTGATTgtagacacgcacacaaacacacacacattcactctgtccTACTTCAGTGAAGCAGAAAGCTGCTGCCATTAGCACGCTGTGTTTCGCGGTCAGAGACCCTGATTAAGGCAAACGGGTCATTTTCGTTGCAAGTTATTTATGAGCACCAGTTGTTCCTCTTCTGTGTTTCCCTGCTATGACCACAATGTGGGTGGGTCCCGTCCGCGGGACTGACAGCTGACATTCCAGACTTCTTATGAGCCTTAGACTGGAGGAAGGCTCACATTTAGAGCAAATACTGTGTTTTtctataaaaatgtgttttggattTTAAATCACAGCTCGAGTAGAGCTAAACTTGCGGCAAAGAGAGACGTGTATaggtctttgtggtttagtggtAGCTAGAAAGGTTTAATTTCACACAAGGGTTCAAAACAGACTAAAGAATACGTAGAGTGTAACTGAGAAAGACAAATTTCAATCAgccatatacagtatatacacacaATGCGTATATGCATGTGCTTCTGGAAGGATACGTCTGGAAAAATCTACAAAGAGTTCAAGTGTTTTTCAGCTTTCAGTCTTTTAACTTAATAGAGCACCAGAAGATGCATTGGGAAATGTTTAGAAAAGGGAGGGCACTTTCATGTGTGGCAGGGGATTCATTTAAAGCAGTCTGGAGAACAGTAAAAACCTATTTCTCATCAAGAAAAGGCCCTCAGTGCAGATCTTTAATGCCATCTTAATGTGAGTTAGAGTCAGGAAACAAACATGTGTTCACCAGGCTCGATTGTGACGGAGACTGAGAGACTTGCATGTGCGGTCTGATAATCTTTATTGAGAGTGGCATGTGCATGATTCAAAGATCTCTGCGTCCAGTTTGATGGTTCTTTTGTGTCTTAGCTCGACCAGCTCGGTGTGAGATAGAGAGAAACTGCTGATGCGGCCAGAATGAAGGGACGAAGGAGACAAGGCTAGAATGAGAGTAACAAGACAGATGCAGAAGAAAAAGTATCAAGGAAGAAACTAAACTCATCCTcatctctttctttttacagaGTGCTTAAACTGCACCAGTttcactgacatgaacagccGAATAAATGCCATCGAATCAAAGGTAACAGAGATCACCACAAACTGGTCTTATTCCTACGAACTATCTGAAGAGGATTATAGTATTTGTACACGGATGACTTCGTCCACATCCCCCGAGTGTAAATGTATCTAAAATCTTCCGCTGTGGTTGCAGATCAAGCTTTTAGGAGAGGGACACGCATCGCTCCCCACGGGCGGCAGTTTGTCAGAGGGCTCAACGCACAATGAGGTGGTCGCTCCCCGACCCACCCCGATGGGACCGCCGTCACACCTGCCGCCAGGTGACCAACCATCAGGAAAAACGTGCTTTCCGAAAAACGGGCGGGGGGGATGTTGAAGAAATGTTCTTATGGCTCCAAGAAAAAGGCACCACAAAGCTAAACCGCTCTTGCAGTGATTGCAGTGTCGATGGGTTCGAATAGGATTATAGGAACAGTTTACCGCTGTTTTGGAATGACATACTGCACATAAGGCGATTTACACCCATTCATCATGTTAAATGATGAAATTGTGGGATCCGTGATTTATCTGGCAAGTTGCGACGCAACGATTACGAGGCTAAATGTGTCCTTTCCAGTTACACAGATTAAACGGATGATAGGTTAATGTCTTGAGCTGCTGTGGCTTGATGGATGTTTTCtaaaataaattatacattttattcattttcctcCTGTTTATTTTAGCAGCTAATATTTTGGTGAGTTGTGAAAGTGGTCCCCAATTTAGGAAAAGTTTTCTTTTAGCGAGAAAAAACCACAACAACGTCAAAAAATGTTTAGTTAGCTGAGACTGAGATATCTTGACTCTAATTGTCCTGTGATGAGTCAGTCTGCAAAAACCCCACATTTCCAAACATCAATTGTGGCTTTTTTTAGTCTTCTTTCAAACCTCACACCTAAAGCTTATGTTTTATAAGCTTATGTTTATAAGCTTATGTTTTATTGTTATGTTAAGTGAACATCTGACTCTGACTGGCTCTGTTTTTGTGGTCCTCCAGGGCCCATGGGACCACCAGGGCCTCCAGGTTCTGCTGGACCTCCGGGTCCGGCTGGAAGACAAGGCCTCCCTGGACCCACCGGTAGAATACTTGTCTGACCTGCTTATTTAAATatgctctgaaaaaaaaaccatgattgattgattaattgTGTCTTGTGTTTTACCTTGGTGCTCAGGTCCAAAAGGGGACAGAGGTCTAGCAGGGGAAACAGGACTGCCCGGCCCACCCGGCCAACCGGGACCACCGGGACCGAGCTCCTCTCCTGCACAAGAGCGCGGTGACGTTTTTCACAATCAAGGTTAGCAGACTATTTAGACTCCAATTCCCTCATTTACAGTAACTTTGAGTGGGAGTTTCCCAGAAGGCCTTGAATAAGAACATAATAGAAGTTGATCTTACACACATGGTGGAATTCACAAAAACAATTGTAAAACCATTCATGCATTTAGTTTTTGGTTCGGTCCGAGTTGCGGCCAAAACCACAGGTCTATTTTGAAGAATCATGTGCTTTGAAACACGTTTATCTCGTGCTTTCTACTCTGTTGTCTTTGCAATCATTGTGTCAGGCAGAACACAAACGCAGGCCAGATGTGTTGCCATGTATGGAAGTCGGTTTAAAAGGGGCACAGGTGGACGCACAGAGCACATTGTAGCTTTTACCAAGTGTTTAAGTGAGCAATATGTGTCTGTAGCTTTCAGCATAATGGAGAGAGTATTGTTCCTCTGCGGCCCACGCCTGGTTTAGATTTAGTTTAATACTTTCCGTGTGTGTTGCTTCCTCTGAGCCACTGTTTACAGCACCCCCAGTTAACACCATCCCTGACAATGGAGCCAAAAACCAAATGTCAGCTAAATCATTTGCACTGGACTGGctcaggtttttgtttttcaaaaagacaACATTAATTGGAAAGAATATATTAAGATATTTTTCATTCACTAATACAGCTTTGCCTCCACTGTCTACACCTCAAAAATACATATAGAACACAAAATTTCTCATTTTAAATTTTAACTTGTCATATCCTTTGAAATACGTCAGTGCAAATATCACATCACTCACGTTTAAAACCTTTGTTCCGCCACAGGGAGGCAGCAGAAGTCCATGTTATAATCATTACCTCATGGAGACTTCTGGCTCTGATTAGGCCTTTGGCTgcgtctgcgtctgcgtctccAAGCCCAGAACTGTGGTCTGGAACTATGTAGATTTGGGTCTGTGGGACCGTCTAAACTGAGGGGGGCCAACTGGCTGTAAATCAGGCCTAATTTGTTAGCTGTCGGCACAACAGTCTGCGTTTGGGGGAACAGGCCGCGGCCCAGAGCCAAAATCTGGGCTCGCTGTGAACGAAGGAGGAGATAGTCTGCCACTCATGTGGAGTTTCTCGGGGAGGCAGCCAGGTTTGAGAAGACTGTAACATTAGAAAATTAGTTCCAGAGGGAAATCTGCTCCTTCTAGACCCGTTCTGTGGGCTGCAGCCATAATGTAACAACGCTGTCTCAACACGGGGGAAGACTGACTCTGAGCATATGCTGAAGTGGAGAGGAAGTGTGGTGTGGTTGAAAACTAAATTTATACCTGGAAGCACATTTTAAAACGTTCTACATGCTGAGAACAAGGCACCACTTCCACAACCTACATCGTGTCCAAGGGTTTACTGCTCCTTTTGGCCTGCCAGCTgttcctgtcaatcactgtcgCGCTGGATTTAATCCTGTTGATGAAACTCTTTAGTTTGACCTGTGACCCTTCGTGTCTGAAGGATCCCACCCGCGAGTTATGACCAGGATATATTCACCGCTGCAAAATAAATCTGTAACCGCAACTGAGGCTGATCTTGTATCCGGTTGTTGCACAAATGGATCACGAGTGACAACATTTGGTTTTGCCCGACAACATCTGCCAGGAAACTGTTCACAATATTTCTTGCTGTATGCCATTAGGGAAAATCCTGACAAATATATCTCTAAGCAGCTTaatattgaaataaattaaGCTGTGTTAAATGTACTGAACTTAATTCAGACATCTCACAACAGTGACACTTACCTTCTTCATGTGTTTATGTGAATGTCGGTGCACGGCCTCAAGGACTGAGAGGACCCGCAGGATTACCAGGCCTGCCGGGGCGAGATGTGAGTATCTGAATCTGTTGATCAATAAACAGTGTGCATGTATGACTGGCGTCTTTGATACACGCCTATCTGTCGTGACAAAATAAGGGCGAGGAGGGCGTCCAAGGCACGCGGGGAGATCCTGGGCGCAAAGGAGATCCAGGAGAACGGGTGAGTCTGCGGTCAAAGCCTTCTGTTATTAGATTAGCAGGTCGGCTGAACATATTTTAGTCTGATGAACCATCAAAATAGTTTTGGTCCTGTGTTTTGTAAATGGTCTCAGCTGCAATGCAATCTCCAATACGTTAAAGGTGGACAAGCTTTTCTTCAAAGACTCACTCGGAGCTGTGACTAATCCTCTTCTCTCGGCCTCCCTTTCCCGTCCAAGGCCGGGCCTCACTAATCAGGGCTGCCATGTCGAGTTCCCTCTTTTATCCGGTTCTCCAGAGGGCCTGTGTCTTTAAACTTGATCCCCTTCCTCTCTATCGTGATTTAAGATTGGCGATCTGCTGAAGAGGTGGATTAGCACAGAGGGACATAAGAATGCAGGCCGGTGAAATGTGTGAGCGAGCAGGAGTCCTAATTGTTTCTCTCTGTTCTTTTTCTACCAGGGCAGTCCAGGTGTAGCAGGCGAACGGGGCCTACCTGTGAGTATGAGGTCCTTGCGTCCCGcaaatgtatacacacacaggttaTTTCACTCTGTTTTCACAGGGAGCATCTGGGCCAAAGGGAGAGCCAGGAGAAGGCTTGATTGAGGTAAGAGACATCCATCTGTTTTCTTCCTAAACTCATCTGAAATATCGTGCTAAACTCTGGTGGTGTTATCCAGGGTGAGGCTGTGCAGCAGCTCAGGGAGGCCCTGAAGATCCTGGCCGAGAGGGTCCTGATCCTGGAACACATGATTGGCGTTCATGGTG
Coding sequences:
- the col26a1 gene encoding collagen alpha-1(XXVI) chain isoform X2 encodes the protein MVAVSFLYVLCTWMSFVFPSQGTGFVYHFPGITLQRQRIGSERRGSTGPPGTGSRSQLRNWCQHTVSRTVSCQVPNGTETSVQRVFQGCRWPGPCGKVISYRTLIRPSFKVTYKQVTALEWRCCPGFVGEECREECLNCTSFTDMNSRINAIESKIKLLGEGHASLPTGGSLSEGSTHNEVVAPRPTPMGPPSHLPPGPMGPPGPPGSAGPPGPAGRQGLPGPTGDRGLAGETGLPGPPGQPGPPGPSSSPAQERGDVFHNQGLRGPAGLPGLPGRDGEEGVQGTRGDPGRKGDPGERGSPGVAGERGLPGASGPKGEPGEGLIEGEAVQQLREALKILAERVLILEHMIGVHENTEGSGFGSILDPLSFSSMKTKRLQPVQSILQAPVMGERQRRAPL
- the col26a1 gene encoding collagen alpha-1(XXVI) chain isoform X1, which encodes MVAVSFLYVLCTWMSFVFPSQGTGFVYHFPGITLQRQRIGSERRGSTGPPGTGSRSQLRNWCQHTVSRTVSCQVPNGTETSVQRVFQGCRWPGPCGKVISYRTLIRPSFKVTYKQVTALEWRCCPGFVGEECREECLNCTSFTDMNSRINAIESKIKLLGEGHASLPTGGSLSEGSTHNEVVAPRPTPMGPPSHLPPGPMGPPGPPGSAGPPGPAGRQGLPGPTGPKGDRGLAGETGLPGPPGQPGPPGPSSSPAQERGDVFHNQGLRGPAGLPGLPGRDGEEGVQGTRGDPGRKGDPGERGSPGVAGERGLPGASGPKGEPGEGLIEGEAVQQLREALKILAERVLILEHMIGVHENTEGSGFGSILDPLSFSSMKTKRLQPVQSILQAPVMGERQRRAPL